One part of the Candidatus Kouleothrix ribensis genome encodes these proteins:
- a CDS encoding alanyl-tRNA editing protein — protein MHTERLYFADAYMAQFSAQVIARGQLGGRPAVALDQSAFYPEGGGQPADTGQLGGVAVLDVQADGELVWHALAAPLVAERLQGQLDWARRFDHMQQHHGQHLLSAAFERLYGFKTVSFHLGAAIATIDLAVAELAADQVAAAEDLTNQVIWEDRPILARFVTPEELARLPLRKPPQVAGPVRVVSVPEFDHSACGGTHPRSTGGVGLVHIRRWERRADAVRLEFVCGGRAVRDLRWKNAALGRLAGTLSVAAEELEPAVARLRTAEERARKRLEAASEQLIGLEAQELLARAVKLGGLPVVRRAYADRGLEELRMLAKALSARGGVALLGLRAEKTQLIFACAAGAPLDCGALLRATLAGFGGRGGGQPTLAQGGLPDGAQLEAALDAALKLLPA, from the coding sequence ATGCATACCGAACGATTATACTTTGCCGATGCCTACATGGCGCAGTTTAGCGCGCAGGTAATCGCACGCGGCCAGCTTGGTGGCCGGCCGGCGGTGGCGCTCGATCAGAGTGCGTTCTACCCCGAGGGCGGCGGGCAGCCGGCCGATACCGGCCAGCTTGGCGGCGTGGCGGTGCTCGACGTGCAGGCGGACGGCGAGCTGGTGTGGCACGCGCTGGCCGCGCCGCTCGTGGCCGAGCGCCTGCAAGGCCAGCTCGACTGGGCGCGGCGCTTCGATCATATGCAGCAGCACCACGGCCAGCATCTGCTCTCGGCCGCCTTCGAGCGGCTGTATGGCTTCAAGACCGTCTCGTTCCACCTGGGCGCGGCCATCGCGACGATCGACCTGGCGGTGGCCGAGCTGGCGGCCGATCAGGTCGCCGCCGCCGAGGATCTGACGAATCAGGTGATCTGGGAGGATCGGCCAATCCTGGCGCGTTTCGTCACGCCCGAGGAGCTGGCGCGGCTGCCGCTGCGCAAGCCGCCGCAGGTCGCAGGGCCGGTGCGGGTGGTGTCGGTGCCCGAGTTCGACCACTCGGCCTGCGGCGGGACGCACCCGCGTTCGACTGGCGGGGTCGGGCTGGTTCACATCCGGCGCTGGGAGCGCCGCGCCGATGCCGTGCGGCTTGAGTTTGTGTGCGGCGGCCGGGCCGTGCGCGACCTGCGCTGGAAAAATGCGGCGCTGGGCCGCCTGGCCGGCACGCTCAGCGTGGCCGCCGAGGAGCTTGAGCCGGCGGTGGCGCGCCTGCGCACGGCCGAGGAGCGCGCGCGCAAGCGGCTTGAGGCTGCGAGCGAGCAGCTGATCGGCCTGGAGGCCCAGGAGCTGCTCGCGCGGGCTGTAAAGCTCGGCGGCCTGCCGGTGGTGCGCCGGGCCTACGCCGATCGCGGGCTGGAGGAGCTGCGCATGCTGGCGAAGGCGCTTAGCGCGCGCGGCGGGGTGGCGCTGCTAGGCCTGCGCGCCGAGAAGACCCAGCTGATCTTTGCATGCGCCGCAGGCGCGCCGCTCGACTGCGGGGCGCTGCTGCGCGCTACGCTGGCCGGCTTCGGCGGGCGCGGCGGCGGCCAGCCGACACTCGCACAGGGCGGCCTGCCCGACGGCGCGCAGCTCGAGGCGGCGCTCGACGCGGCGCTGAAACTGCTGCCGGCCTAG
- a CDS encoding ATP-binding cassette domain-containing protein encodes MTTAVEIDNLSKTFELRTGWGRRRVRKQVVAVDGISLSIPAGQAVAFIGPNGAGKSTTIKMLTGILHPSGGAAQVLGLTPWKERRRLVRMIGAVFGQRSQLWYHLPPRDTFDLLARIYSLDQATYTRRRDLLIERFGLAPFLQTPVRKLSLGQRMRAEVAASLLHAPQVLFLDEPTIGLDVVARQELRDLIREWNRDEGLTVFLTSHDAGDIEHVARRVIVINHGRVVLDDKVSALRRQYLGAKILSVKFHAPPTPLVLPGVETLKASEYALKLAVDTRATTIEQVMTAVLRAGAVADIAIEDPPLEEVIAHIYGRGQGE; translated from the coding sequence ATGACAACCGCAGTTGAGATCGATAACCTGTCGAAAACCTTCGAGCTGCGCACGGGCTGGGGCCGCCGGCGCGTGCGCAAGCAGGTCGTCGCGGTCGACGGCATCAGCCTGAGCATTCCGGCCGGCCAGGCGGTGGCCTTCATCGGGCCAAACGGCGCCGGCAAATCGACCACGATCAAGATGCTGACCGGCATCCTGCACCCCAGCGGCGGCGCGGCGCAGGTGCTGGGGCTGACGCCCTGGAAAGAGCGGCGCCGGCTGGTGCGCATGATCGGCGCGGTGTTCGGCCAGCGCTCGCAGCTGTGGTATCACCTGCCGCCGCGCGACACCTTCGACCTGCTGGCGCGGATCTATAGCCTCGACCAGGCTACCTACACACGCCGGCGCGACCTGCTGATCGAGCGGTTTGGGCTGGCGCCGTTCCTGCAGACGCCGGTGCGCAAGCTCTCGCTGGGCCAGCGCATGCGCGCCGAAGTGGCCGCCAGCCTGTTGCATGCGCCGCAGGTGCTCTTCCTCGACGAGCCGACGATCGGACTCGACGTGGTTGCGCGCCAGGAGCTGCGCGACCTGATCCGCGAGTGGAATCGCGACGAGGGCCTGACGGTATTCCTGACCAGCCACGACGCCGGCGACATCGAGCATGTGGCGCGGCGCGTGATCGTGATCAACCATGGGCGCGTCGTGCTCGACGACAAAGTCTCGGCCTTGCGGCGCCAATACCTGGGCGCGAAGATCCTGAGCGTGAAGTTCCACGCGCCGCCTACGCCGCTGGTGCTGCCGGGCGTCGAGACGCTGAAAGCGAGCGAGTACGCGCTCAAGCTGGCGGTCGACACGCGCGCCACCACGATCGAGCAGGTGATGACCGCAGTGCTGCGCGCCGGCGCGGTGGCCGATATCGCGATCGAGGACCCGCCGCTCGAAGAGGTGATCGCGCATATCTATGGGAGGGGGCAGGGGGAGTGA
- a CDS encoding ABC-2 family transporter protein, with amino-acid sequence MSPCHLVTLSPCHLVTLSPCHLVILSPCHLVILSPCHLVILSPCHLVTLSSCHPNLRRPSSIPLMSMLSFRKYTWIGLTAARSNLAYLSEVAARTLFLAVILYIFLRLWQVTYGQTGASQLGGLTLPQMLWYLAMTEAITLSAPRVAAEVDQDVRTGALAVQLIRPLSYPLARLWTTLGERVVRFGLNTGVGALIVLVLVGPIHFSLGGLLLFVLALPLAFTLDFLAQFLVGLAAFWLEDTSGLVLIYSRITMILGGMLIPLELFPQSLQPILRALPFASMIYGPARMFVAPGAAFLAELALRQGTAIVALALAVALVYRAGLRRIHSNGG; translated from the coding sequence ATGTCACCTTGTCACCTTGTCACCTTGTCACCTTGTCACCTTGTCACCTTGTCACCTTGTCATCTTGTCATCTTGTCACCTTGTCACCTTGTCATCTTGTCACCTTGTCACCTTGTCATCTTGTCACCTTGTCATCTTGTCACCTTGTCATCTTGTCACCCTAACCTCCGACGCCCTAGCTCTATCCCTCTAATGTCTATGCTAAGCTTCCGCAAATACACCTGGATCGGCCTGACCGCCGCGCGATCGAACCTGGCCTACCTGAGCGAGGTGGCTGCGCGCACGCTGTTCCTGGCCGTGATCCTGTATATCTTCCTGCGGCTCTGGCAGGTAACCTACGGCCAAACCGGGGCGAGCCAGCTGGGCGGGCTAACGCTGCCGCAGATGCTCTGGTACCTGGCCATGACCGAGGCGATCACGCTCTCGGCACCACGAGTTGCCGCCGAAGTCGACCAGGATGTGCGCACTGGTGCGCTGGCAGTGCAGCTCATCCGCCCGCTCAGCTACCCGCTGGCGCGGCTATGGACAACGCTAGGCGAGCGGGTGGTGCGCTTTGGGCTGAACACCGGTGTTGGCGCGCTGATCGTGCTGGTGCTGGTCGGGCCGATTCACTTTAGCCTGGGCGGGCTGCTGCTGTTCGTGCTGGCGCTGCCGCTGGCATTCACGCTCGACTTCCTGGCCCAGTTTCTGGTGGGCCTGGCCGCGTTCTGGCTGGAAGACACCAGTGGCCTGGTGCTGATCTACTCGCGCATCACGATGATCCTGGGCGGCATGCTCATCCCGCTCGAGCTGTTTCCGCAATCGCTCCAGCCGATCCTGCGCGCGCTGCCGTTCGCCAGCATGATCTACGGCCCGGCGCGTATGTTCGTGGCCCCCGGCGCGGCCTTCCTGGCCGAGCTGGCCCTGCGCCAGGGCACGGCAATCGTGGCGCTTGCGCTGGCGGTGGCGCTGGTATACCGCGCCGGCCTGCGGCGGATTCACAGCAACGGCGGGTAG